The proteins below come from a single Oncorhynchus keta strain PuntledgeMale-10-30-2019 chromosome 1, Oket_V2, whole genome shotgun sequence genomic window:
- the LOC118393909 gene encoding interferon-induced protein with tetratricopeptide repeats 5-like translates to MNPAQTALKTKLEELECHFTWGLELSRYMLLIHRDHLEDIGSDEGFPWLGQMYNLWAYIHHTLDSTDAALQCLSKAEEAFHLNSPSDTMGPWQLVHYGNLAWVHYHLDNQAESQRCLTKVEGLLRDYPSPSQGELHPEVCVEKAWTLMKFGQDKRRKAIDYFQMAIRMEPERKEWQSSHALALDSVYCFHPIHQQKESEVLEELRLAKEHDADNLYVASIYLLRLGRNGQVRRKEAQQIAQQILKKPVSCYSGLRPLLQFYRTYLSYNEAIDLANEALERHPNVRYLKKQLANSYKWKIFSKEDSPRRQSMCDRAISLYTDLISLYPETSLKDKLELASIYAESDRTETANQIYENLFSNEQDPDELQILYFHYAKYSNFHIQDRNASIDYHKKAAEIPNPNKYGKKSFNILRKIEQRGRNQRCAEIREFLKNLSSHNE, encoded by the exons ATGAA CCCTGCTCAGACCGCCCTGAAGACTAAACTGGAAGAGCTGGAGTGTCACTTCACCTGGGGACTGGAACTCAGCAGGTACATGCTGCTCATTCACAGAGATCACCTGGAGGACATTGGCAGTGACGAGGGCTTTCCATGGCTGGGTCAGATGTACAACTTGTGGGCTTACATACACCACACCCTGGACTCCACTGACGCAGCCCTGCAGTGCCTCAGTAAGGCAGAGGAGGCCTTTCACCTAAACAGTCCTTCAGACACGATGGGTCCTTGGCAGCTGGTCCACTATGGGAACCTAGCCTGGGTGCACTATCACCTGGATAACCAGGCGGAGAGCCAGCGGTGCTTGACAAAGGTTGAGGGACTGCTACGAGATTACCCCTCGCCTTCCCAGGGAGAACTGCACCCTGAGGTGTGTGTTGAAAAAGCCTGGACCCTCATGAAGTTTGGCCAGGACAAAAGACGGAAAGCAATAGATTACTTTCAAATGGCTATTAGGATGGAACCTGAGAGAAAGGAGTGGCAATCAAGCCATGCCTTGGCCTTAGACTCAGTCTACTGTTTCCACCCAATCCATCAACAGAAGGAGTCTGAGGTTCTAGAGGAGCTGAGACTTGCCAAGGAACACGATGCAGACAACTTGTATGTAGCAAGTATCTATCTGTTAAGACTTGGCCGGAATGGCCAGGTGAGAAGGAAGGAAGCACAACAGATAGCACAGCAAATTTTAAAGAAGCCTGTCAGTTGCTACAGTGGTCTTAGACCCTTACTTCAGTTTTACAGAACATATTTATCATACAATGAAGCTATTGACCTAGCAAACGAGGCTCTGGAAAGACACCCAAATGTGCGCTACCTGAAAAAACAGCTAGCGAATTCCTACAAATGGAAAATATTTTCAAAGGAGGACAGTCCGAGGAGGCAGAGCATGTGCGACAGAGCCATCagtctctatacagatctgatCTCACTCTATCCAGAGACGTCACTAAAGGACAAACTGGAACTTGCAAGCATCTACGCAGAATCAGACAGGACAGAAACAGCCAATCAGATCTATGAGAATTTATTCTCCAACGAGCAGGATCCAGACGAGTTGCAGATACTCTACTTCCATTATGCCAAATACAGCAACTTCCACATCCAGGATCGCAATGCATCAATTGATTATCACAAGAAGGCAGCAGAGATACCTAATCCTAACAAATACGGTAAAAAGAGTTTCAACATCTTGAGGAAAATTGAACAACGGGGAAGAAATCAAAGATGTGCAGAAATCCGGGAATTTCTCAAAAACCTTTCTTCTCACAATGAATAA